The genomic stretch AAACAGAAAGAAGGATTGATTTGCGGCAATAGATGTCTTTCACATACAACTAGAAAAAAGTAATTCCCTTTTTGAATGGCAGTTCCAAAAAAACGTACTTCGATGTCAAAAAAGCGTATTCGTAAAAATCTTTGGAAAAAAAAGACTTATTTTTCCATAGTACAATCTTATTCTTTAGCAAAATCAAGATCATTTTCTAGCGGCAACGAGCATCCAAAACCAAAAGGTTTTTCTGGGCAACAAGCAAACAAATAATAAGATTTTGAAATAATCAGAATTGAAC from Sorghum bicolor chloroplast, complete genome encodes the following:
- the rpl32 gene encoding ribosomal protein L32, whose amino-acid sequence is MAVPKKRTSMSKKRIRKNLWKKKTYFSIVQSYSLAKSRSFSSGNEHPKPKGFSGQQANK